The proteins below come from a single Dermatophilaceae bacterium Soc4.6 genomic window:
- a CDS encoding DUF3883 domain-containing protein yields MVLNTWWNGDSRQRFWMEVATTGEMGERLIAPKFDGATWSYELVSQVRMGDRVLHWESGDEGRGLMGWSVATSNPEVVTGYTWQPRGTAGRSLFGPRTTDAWMVALGGLNRFARPLLFDDLQRVMRGVLQIGAELEKTNGKPLYFPFYLYGGRQLRAQQGYLLKFPVELFGVFSGLGAAQTDLPAASDRDLVAEVQDRKQAVARGALARVQDPELRSAIENHAVSRAVELYRAAGASDIVKLGKPYDVRLVLDGEERHVEVKGSSLLIQAVELTINEVSHAEDFQHTDLIVVDKIEYTRKSDSIETSGGRVRIWHDWTPSAQDLSPTKFAYMLPPE; encoded by the coding sequence TCAAGGCAGCGCTTTTGGATGGAGGTGGCTACTACGGGTGAGATGGGCGAGCGCCTCATTGCGCCGAAATTTGATGGTGCCACGTGGTCATATGAGCTGGTGAGTCAGGTTCGCATGGGCGATCGCGTCCTCCACTGGGAGTCTGGAGATGAAGGTCGCGGACTGATGGGCTGGTCCGTGGCTACGAGCAATCCAGAGGTTGTGACAGGTTATACCTGGCAACCGCGGGGCACGGCGGGAAGGTCGCTCTTCGGCCCTCGAACCACCGATGCTTGGATGGTTGCCCTCGGCGGGCTCAACCGATTTGCACGCCCGCTGCTATTCGATGATCTTCAACGTGTCATGCGTGGCGTACTGCAGATCGGAGCAGAGCTCGAAAAGACAAACGGCAAGCCTCTTTATTTCCCATTCTATCTGTACGGTGGCCGCCAACTTCGCGCACAACAGGGTTACCTTCTTAAGTTCCCAGTCGAGCTGTTTGGTGTTTTCTCAGGCTTAGGCGCCGCGCAGACTGATTTGCCAGCCGCATCGGACCGTGACTTGGTTGCGGAAGTCCAGGACCGCAAGCAAGCGGTGGCGAGGGGTGCGCTGGCACGAGTTCAAGATCCTGAGCTCCGATCGGCGATTGAAAACCACGCCGTGAGCCGGGCTGTTGAGCTGTATCGCGCCGCAGGGGCCTCCGATATCGTTAAGCTCGGCAAGCCTTATGACGTCAGATTGGTCCTCGACGGAGAGGAGCGGCATGTGGAGGTTAAAGGCAGTTCCCTCCTGATACAGGCGGTGGAGCTTACGATAAATGAGGTATCCCACGCTGAGGACTTCCAGCACACCGATCTGATCGTCGTGGATAAAATTGAGTACACCCGTAAGTCTGACTCAATCGAGACCTCAGGCGGACGGGTGCGTATCTGGCATGACTGGACTCCCAGTGCGCAAGATCTTTCCCCAACGAAGTTTGCATACATGCTACCGCCGGAGTAA